TTGTCAAACGAGTCATTTCCAGTTTTGCCTTCTCAGCAGCTGCTAATGCGTTAGAAATACCTGTCTCACGCTCATCCAGAGCATTAACAATAGGTTTCCAAGCAAATTTACCTAAGATAAAGATTACTATTAATAATATGATCAGTTGCCAAAAAAACAGACCATACGAAAACTGATTAATTAATGCTTCCATTTGTATATATTATAAAATATTATTTCTTTTTAATTTTTTCTTTTTTTACCTGAAGAAGCACCGCTTGCAACCAACCGTTGCAAATGGTGCTTGTACTGTAACATTGGATTATCTACCTAAGATTAAAGCACCGAATGCTAAACCTTCTACTAGGGCACCAATGATGATCATTGCAGTTTGAATTTTTGATGCTGCTTCTGGCTGACGAGCGATAGCTTCCATTGCGGAACCACCGATTTTACCTAGTCCTAGACCTGCACCGATAACGATTAAACCTGCACCTACTAAATTTGGAATCATAACAATTTAATTATATAAAAATTTAAAAAAAATTCTGATTAATGATGGTCATGGTGTTCCTCTACTGCCATACCTATGAACAGTGAAGACAACATGGTAAAAATAAATGCCTGAAGGAATGCGACTAATAACTCCAAAAGCATTAGAATAAGTGTCAGTAACATAGAGACACCAATACTACCTCCTACCGTCAGTTGGGTTTGAAACAAATAAACAATTGCAATCAACCCCATTACAACAGAGTGTCCTGCAGTAATATTTGCAAATAAACGCAGCATCAGAGAGAATGGCTTGGTAAACATACCCAGTAACTCGATAGGTGCCAAAACTATTTTAAACGGAACTGGTACACCCGGCATCCAGAAAATATGCTTCCAGTAGTTTTTATTTGCTTTGAAAAGAATGATAAAGAAGGTAAATAAGGCCAGACATAATGTTACTGTAATGTTACCCGTCACATTAAAACCTAATGGTGTCAATCCCAACAAGTTCAACAGAAAAATCAGGAAGAACACAGATAACAGGTAAGGCATAAACTCTTTGTAGCGTGCACCGATATTAGGCATAGCCATTTCATCACGTACATATAATACTAGTGGCTCCAACACACGTCCTACTCCTTTTGGAAGTGTATTTGCTCCTTTTTTGTATGTTTTAGCCAGACTCAAAAATCCCCAGAACAACAGAAGTGTTGCTAACAACAGACCTACGACATTTTTCGTAATTGAAAAGTCTAAAGGTTTAGCATTGGTCGGATGATGTTTTTCATCCATCGTCAATGTTCCTGCAGCGTCTGTCTTGTAGATCTTGTTGTGAAAAAGTTTATAATACTGACCATCTTTTTCAACTACTGCATGACCGTGATCAAATGCAGCGGAAGAGAAAACTTTTAATCCGTTATCGATTAGGATAACCGGAAGTGGAAAACCATATACCTTATCCGCTTTTTTATCTGTAAACAAAGAAAAATAATAATCATCCTGTAAATGGTGCTCACTGTATTCTTTGATCTCTTCAGATTGCGACTTTGGCTCATCTCCTCCTTCACTAGCTCCCGCCAGGAAAGGGTTGAATGTGAATAATACTGCTGTAAAAATAAGAAGCGTTCTCCTTAGACTCTCCATGTTTTCTCGTTAATTTTTGCGCAAAAATACGATTTTATTTATCATCTTTTGCGATTAAATGAAACTTTTTTTTATTTATATAAATTACTGTTTATTCTCTTGATTCATAACTTTATACGCCATGAATACATCATACACGATAAAAAGAAAAAACACAGCCAAAAAATTATATTCGATAAAGTTTTCGGGCTGCTGATTTAAGCCTTTATTCACATATAGAAATGAAACAATCATCTTAAGGGTAAGTAATCCCAAAAACACAAACCCTACGCTATTGGGCATCATATTATGGATAATAATAACAACAATTAACATGATCAAAGAAGAAATTCCACCGACAAGATAAAATCCCCACAGCTTATAATCCGTCTGCTGCCATACATCCTGCAGATCCAACCCTTTTAATACGGCATAATGCAATCCATACAACACAAACCCAACTATCAGTAGCAGTATAAAATAGCGTATATTTTTAGTCATTCTTACTCAATCGATTTGCTTGTTTTATAAAATAATAGATGGATACAATTACACCTATAAATGTGGACACCTTCATAGCTACCTCATTCTCCCAACCGTATTTTTTGTCCAGCCAGGTACCCAACATGTAAAACAGGTAAACAGTGATCCCCATCTGAGAAGGCATAGCAATAAACATCATCCATTTGCTGGGACCACTTTTCTTTTCCATAATTACGTGTTAGATCAGGAATATGCCTCAGATTCCGTCATATTACCCGGCAAATATAAGTGATAATTTTTGTTTAATCTACACTTAACACTTTTTGTCCGATACGGATATCAGGATAATCTATTGAAGGGCCTAAAATACTCTTTAGTTCGGAAGCTGAAGCATCCGGATGTTTACGGATTACTTCAATGATTAAATCCAGTTTATCCTGTTCGATAAGCTCATGTGCCTCGACGCCCTCCCCTATAAAATGAATCAGATGACCATATATTGTTCCGGCAACCATACCTCTTTTCTGAGCTATCTCTTCTATAGAATGTCCGTCCTGATACATTTCCAATGTGATCTGTTTTGTATCTAATTTGGTCAGGTCTTTTGTTTCTGTGTCTTCTGTAGCCGTCTTAACCTGGTCATCTTTGGATTTTTCAAATTTCTCCATCTGCGTGACAGCCTCTCCGATATTTCCGTCACTCATGAGCGTCTCCGCAATCGTAAGACAATGTAACAGCTGATCAAGTTTACGTTTATAATCAAGATGCAGACTGCTCAGTTCATCAATATACTTCTTTGTCCTTTTCTTGATTTTCCAGGCATTGATATGTGCAAACGTGGGTTTAATTAATTCATCATCAATTTTAGACTGAAACCATTGCACGGCAGATTTTGTACGCTCGCATATACGCGTATAATCCAGACTGGACTTATCACTAAGCAACGTATAGAGTTGATTGATAAATGAATGCGCCACTTTCTCTTGTTTTCGCAGATCAGCCACCAACTGAACAAAATAATGTTCTGCTCCTGCTTTATCATCTATATTCCGGTCGGCCAGAGAAGTTTGTAACGCTACAGTCTCATCAATCAATGCAGTCCAGCGAAAACTGTTAAGTAATATCTGACCAAGATAATTTTTCTGACACTGTTCAAGAACAGCCGGCAGTTCTCCCTCCGGAAGCATACGTTGCATAAACGATACAACCTGAAAATCTGTACGAATGGAATGTGCAGGAATTGGAGATTTGAGTATCAAACCTTCCAGACCTGTCAGCCTGCTGAGTGCAACGTATACCTGTCCCGCAGCAAATGAAGTACCTGCATCAATAATAGCTCTCTCAAATGTCAGGCCCTGACTCTTGTGAATCGTAATTGCCCAGGCCAGACGCAACGGATATTGAGAAAATGTACCCAGTACTTCAGAATTGATCTCGTCCTGACCCTTATCGTAATTATACCGTATATTTTCCCATATTTCTCTTTTGACCATTACATCATCAGAGCCATCCGGGAATGAAACCACCACGTATTGTTTATCCAGATTGATTTCTTTGACAGTACCGATTTTTCCGTTGAAATATTTACGGTCATCACCTGTATCATTTTTAATAAACATGACCTGCGCACCTATTTTCAGAGTCAGTGTCTCATCTGTAGGATACGATCCCTGCTGAAATTCATCCTTGATAACAGCTTTTATATTGAGCATCTTACCAGGCAGCCGCACCAATTCCTCCTGATTGATCGTATCAGCAAGCCGGTTGTGAGAAGTCAGTGTAATATATTGATCAGAAGAAGCAGGCTCAAAATCAGCTTTATAATGCACATTCAGTTGTTCCAGATCATCTTTGGACACCTGATTATTTCGGATATTATTCAGCAAATTAATAAACGAATCATCCTTTTGTCTGTAAATATGATTAAGCTCCAGCATAACAGGCGGATATTCACGCATTACTTTGGCATCAAAAAAGAACGGACTGGAATACGTACCTCTCAAAACCGACCATTCAAAATCACGGACCACCGGAGGCAACTGGTATAAGTCCCCGATAAACAGTACCTGCACGCCACCAAAAGGACGCTGATCACGTCTCACAGACTTCAATATTACATCTATGGCATCCAGGGTGTCACTACGCACCATCGACACTTCGTCAATCACCAACAGCTCCAGCTCCTGCAGAATAGCTCTTCTCTGTTTGGTAAGTTTTATCGTACTGAACAGACGGCTTTTATTATAAATATTATTATCCTCTGCACTCCAGTTCATCTCATAATCCTCCAGAAATACTCCGAACGGTAACCAGAATAGCGCATGCAGCGTCGTACCTCCGGCATTCATCGCCGCAACTCCCGTTGGCGCAGTAATAGCCATCTTCTTATACGAATGCTTGTTGATATACCGTAGAAATGTCGTCTTTCCCGTACCAGCCTTTCCTGTCAGGAAAAGATTTTGGTTCGTTTGATTGACGAAAGCT
The Sphingobacterium spiritivorum genome window above contains:
- the atpE gene encoding ATP synthase F0 subunit C codes for the protein MIPNLVGAGLIVIGAGLGLGKIGGSAMEAIARQPEAASKIQTAMIIIGALVEGLAFGALILGR
- the atpB gene encoding F0F1 ATP synthase subunit A, whose protein sequence is MESLRRTLLIFTAVLFTFNPFLAGASEGGDEPKSQSEEIKEYSEHHLQDDYYFSLFTDKKADKVYGFPLPVILIDNGLKVFSSAAFDHGHAVVEKDGQYYKLFHNKIYKTDAAGTLTMDEKHHPTNAKPLDFSITKNVVGLLLATLLLFWGFLSLAKTYKKGANTLPKGVGRVLEPLVLYVRDEMAMPNIGARYKEFMPYLLSVFFLIFLLNLLGLTPLGFNVTGNITVTLCLALFTFFIILFKANKNYWKHIFWMPGVPVPFKIVLAPIELLGMFTKPFSLMLRLFANITAGHSVVMGLIAIVYLFQTQLTVGGSIGVSMLLTLILMLLELLVAFLQAFIFTMLSSLFIGMAVEEHHDHH
- a CDS encoding AtpZ/AtpI family protein → MEKKSGPSKWMMFIAMPSQMGITVYLFYMLGTWLDKKYGWENEVAMKVSTFIGVIVSIYYFIKQANRLSKND
- a CDS encoding helix-turn-helix domain-containing protein; the encoded protein is MSELPLDKQNTAFMQAVAFVNQTNQNLFLTGKAGTGKTTFLRYINKHSYKKMAITAPTGVAAMNAGGTTLHALFWLPFGVFLEDYEMNWSAEDNNIYNKSRLFSTIKLTKQRRAILQELELLVIDEVSMVRSDTLDAIDVILKSVRRDQRPFGGVQVLFIGDLYQLPPVVRDFEWSVLRGTYSSPFFFDAKVMREYPPVMLELNHIYRQKDDSFINLLNNIRNNQVSKDDLEQLNVHYKADFEPASSDQYITLTSHNRLADTINQEELVRLPGKMLNIKAVIKDEFQQGSYPTDETLTLKIGAQVMFIKNDTGDDRKYFNGKIGTVKEINLDKQYVVVSFPDGSDDVMVKREIWENIRYNYDKGQDEINSEVLGTFSQYPLRLAWAITIHKSQGLTFERAIIDAGTSFAAGQVYVALSRLTGLEGLILKSPIPAHSIRTDFQVVSFMQRMLPEGELPAVLEQCQKNYLGQILLNSFRWTALIDETVALQTSLADRNIDDKAGAEHYFVQLVADLRKQEKVAHSFINQLYTLLSDKSSLDYTRICERTKSAVQWFQSKIDDELIKPTFAHINAWKIKKRTKKYIDELSSLHLDYKRKLDQLLHCLTIAETLMSDGNIGEAVTQMEKFEKSKDDQVKTATEDTETKDLTKLDTKQITLEMYQDGHSIEEIAQKRGMVAGTIYGHLIHFIGEGVEAHELIEQDKLDLIIEVIRKHPDASASELKSILGPSIDYPDIRIGQKVLSVD